The Mycolicibacterium fluoranthenivorans genomic interval GCGCCGTACCTGGGGATCAACGCCGCCGACGCGCTCACCGTCGCGCAGGTGGCGATCGGGCTGTTGCGCCAGCAGCTGGCCCCCGGGCAGATGGTGCACGGCCTGGTCACCGAGGGCGGCCAGGCCAGCAACATCATTCCCGCGCACACCGAGCTGCGGTACACCATGCGCGCGACCACCATGGCATCGCTGCACGAACTGGAGGAACGGATGGCCGGGTGTTTCGCGGCCGGCGCGGTGGCCACCGGCTGTGGGCACACCGTCGCCGAGACCGCCCCGCCCTATGACGCGCTGGCGCCGGATGCGTTCCTGTCCGAGGTGTTTCGCGCCGAGATGCTGCGGTTCGGGCGCACCCCGGTGACCAAGGAGCTGGAGGTGGCGCTGCCGCTGGGCAGTACCGATATGGGCAACGTCACACAGGTGATGCCGGGCATCCATCCGGTGATCGGGGTGGACGCCGGCGGTGCGTCGATCCACCAACCCGAGTTCACGGTGGCCGCGGCGAGCCCATCTGCCGACAAGGCCGTCACCGAAGGCGCAATCATGTTGGCCCGCACCGTGGTTGCGCTGGCGCAGGATGCCGGCGAACGAGACCGGGTGTTGGCCGCCCAGACCCGGCGGAGGGAGTCATGACGCTGCGCGAGCACACCGACGCGTGGTTGACGGCCCACCACGAGGACCTGGTGGCCTGGCGCCGCCACATCCATACCCACCCCGAGCTCGGCCGGCAGGAGTTCGCCACCACCGAGTTCGTCGCCAACCTGTTGGCCGATGCCGGGCTCAACCCCAAGGTGCTACCCGGTGGCACCGGACTGACGTGTGATTTCGGTCCCGACGACGGACCCCGGGTGGCGTTGCGCGCCGATATGGACGCGCTGCCGATGGCCGAACGCACGGGTCTGCCGTTCTCCTCGGCGGTGCCCGGGGTGGCGCACGCGTGTGGGCACGACGCGCACACCGCGGTACTGGTCGGCGCGGCGCTGGCGCTGGCGTCGGCGCCCGAGCTTCCGACCGGCGTGCGGTTGATCTTCCAGCCGGCCGAGGAGCTGATGCCCGGCGGCGCGATCGATGCCGTGGCCGCCGGTGCGGTGTCCGGGGTTTCGCGGATCTTCGCGCTGCACTGCGATCCGCGACTGGAGGTCGGCAAGGTGGCCACCCGCCCCGGACCGATCACCTCGGCCGCCGATTCGATCGAGATCACCCTGCACTCGCCGGGGGGACACACCTCGCGACCGCACCTGACCGGGGATCTGGTGTACGCGCTGGGCATGCTGATCACCGGGGTGCCGGGTGTGCTGTCGCGACGCATCGATCCGCGGCTGAGCACCGTCATGGTGTGGGGCGCGGTGAACGCGGGAGTGGCGGCCAACGCCATCCCGCAGACCGGGACGTTGGCGGGCACCGTCCGCACCGCCAGCCGGGAGACCTGGCTGACGCTGGAATCTCTTGTCCAGGAGGCGGTGTCGTCGATCTTGGGTCCATTGAAGGTCGAGCATGCGGTGAACTACCGGCGCGGCGTGCCGCCGGTGGTCAACGAGGAGACCTCCACCCGCATCCTCACCCACGCCATCGAGGCGCTGGGCCCGGACGCGCTGGCCGATACGCACCAGTCCGGTGGCGGCGAGGACTTCTCCTGGTATCTGGAAGAGGTGCCCGGTGCGATGGCCCGGCTCGGGGTCTGGTCGGGCCGCGGGCCGCAGCTGGATCTGCACCAGCCCACGTTCGACCTCGACGAGCGGGCGCTGGCGGTCGGGGTGCGGGTGATGGTGAACCTGGTGCAGTACTCGGCCTAGCGTCTGCTGCGCGAGCGTGCGTGTCTGCACACCGACACGCCGCAACTCCTGGCAGTCAGCGCACGCTCGCCGGCGGTGAAGGTGCGCGGTCGCACGGTTATCCACAGGGTGCGATCCGGGTCTGGCCGAGGGGTGCGTCCGGCGTCGACGATCGTGGGCATGAATCCGGAGTTGATCAGCCTGCTGGAGCGCCAAGGTGGGGTCGCCACCAGCGCGCAGATGCTCGCCCATATGCCGAGGCGCGCCTTCGAAGCGGCCGTCCGCAACGGTGAATTCGACCGGCTGTGGCAGGGCATCTACGGAACGGGTCAAGCCACCGAGGACGTGCGCTTGCGTGGGCTGGACCTGGCGACCGGTGCTTCGGTGCCGGTGTGTCTCGGTACGGCGGCCGCGCGCTACGGCTTCGACACGGAGAACACGGCGGACCTGCACGTGCTCAATCCACCACGGGGCCAACTCAGATCGACCGACGGCTTGGTGGTGCACCGGCGCGACGGCGCACCACTGGCCTACGCCGCCGGTCGGCTCGCCACCGCTGCGCACTGGACGGCGGTGGAGGTGGCCCGGGCGCTGCGCCGTCCGCGTGCGTTGGCGACGCTGGACGCCGCACTGCGCAGCGGGGCGTGCAACCGCACCGATATGTGGCGGTCGGCGCAGGCACAGGCGGGGCGGCGCGGCATCGTCGCGGTCCGGGATCTGCTCCCGCTGGCCGACGGGCGGGCGGAATCACCCATGGAGAGCGAGGCGCGGCTGGTGATGATCGACGGTGGCCTGCCGGTACCGCAGTTGCAGTACGAGATCATCGACGGGAACGGCGAGCTGCGCCGGTTCGACTTCGGTTGGCCGCAGATGCGGGTGGCCGCCGAGTACGAAGGTGTCGACTGGCACAGCGGGCCCGAGGAGATGCGACGCGACCGCCGAAGGTTGGCCGCCGTCCAGGACGTCGGCTGGACCGTGGTGCCGATCCTCTTCGCCGACGCGCGGTATCGGCAAGTGGAGTTGGTGGGGCGGATCGATCGGCAGTTGCGTCGCGCTCAGGCAGCGTGAGCGTGCGCTGACTGCCAGGAATTACGGCGTGTCGGCGTGCAGACACGCACACTCGCGGGCCGGGGGCTAGGTACCGGGGCCGACGTTCGCGGCCGGCCGGGTGCGCAGATCGTGCACATAGGAGGCGGGTGCGCCGGCGATCTCGGCGGCGTCGGCCATCACGCCGAGGTAGCGCGCCGACGGCAGGCCGCCTTCCCAGGCGTCGACCACGTACAGCCAGGCCAACACCGGATCGGTAGTGGTGTCCGAGGACAGCCGGTCCACCCGGCAGCGGATCTTCTTGTGGAAGCCGAGCTCGGAGCCCTCCCAGCGATCCAGGTTGCCCTCGTCCTCTTTGGTCATGTCGTAGAGCACCACGAAGACCTTTTCGTCGGGATCCTCGACCAGGGTGGCCAGGGCGCCCTCCCAGCCGAAGTCCTCGCCACCGAACGTCAGGCGCCATCCGTGCAACCAACCGGTGCCGGCCACCGGAGAATGCGGGGCGCGCTGGAGCATCTGCTCCGGATGCATGTTCGATCCGTAAGCGGCGTAGAGCGGCACGGGCCAACTTTAGGCGCTCCGGCGGGCGGGAGCGAAGCGACCCGGGGATTGGTACGGCGGGCGGGAGCGAAGCGACCCGGGGGATCGGCCGTGCGGGCGGGAGCGAAGCGACCCGGGGGATCGGCCGTGTGGGCGGGAGCGAAGCGACCCACTACGTTTATCACCGTGCCCACCCGCATCGTGATCATCGGCGGCGGTCCCGCCGGCTACGAGGCCGCATTGGTCGCCGCGTCCCGCGGCCCGGACGCCGTTCAGGTCACCGTCGTCGACAGCGACGGTATCGGTGGCGCCTGCGTGCTGTTCGACTGCGTGCCGTCCAAGACCTTCATCGCTTCGACGGGGGTGCGCACCGAGCTGCGTCGCGCCAACGGTCTGGGCTTCGACATCGCCATCGACGACGCCAAGATCTCCCTCGAGCAGATCCACAATCGGGTCAAGACGCTGGCCAGATCGCAGTCCGCCGATATCGGTGCCACCCTGCTCAACGCCGGGGTCAACGTGGTCAAGGGCCGCGGTGAGCTGGTCGACAGCGTGCCGGGGATGGCCCGCCACCGAGTCAAAGTATCCACCCCGGACGGCAAGGTCGGGGTGCTCAAGGCCGATGTGGTGCTGATCGCCACCGGGGCCACTCCCAGGGTGCTGCCCAACGCGGTCCCGGACGGCGAACGTGTGCTGAACTGGCGCCAGCTCTACGACCTCACCGAGCTGCCCGACCATCTGGTGATCGTCGGCTCGGGTGTGACCGGCGCGGAGTTCTGCAGCGCGTACACCGAGCTCGGGGTGAAGGTCACCGTGGTGGCCAGCCGCGACCAGATCCTGCCGCACGAGGACTCCGATGCCGCCGCCGTGCTGGAGGAGGCCTTCTCCGAGCGCGGCGTGTCGCTGGTGAAGAACGCCAGAGCCGACTCGGTGGTCCGTACCGACAACGGGATCAAGGTCACACTGGCCGACGGTCGCGTGGTCGAGGGCAGCCATGCCCTGATGACCGTCGGCTCGGTGCCCAACACCAGCGGTCTCGGTCTGGACCGCGTGGGGATCGAACTCGGCCCGGGTGCCTACCTGACCGTGGACCGGGTGTCGCGCACCAAAGCGCCCGGCATCTACGCGGCGGGGGACTGCACCGGCCTGTTGCCGCTGGCCTCGGTCGCCGCCATGCAGGGCCGCATCGCGATGTATCACGCACTGGGCGAAGGGGTGAATCCCATCCGCCTGCGCACCGTCGCGTCGGCCACGTTCACCCGGCCCGAGATCGCCGCGGTCGGGGTCCCGCAGACCAAGATCGACGACGGCACCGTGCCCGCCCGAACCCTGATGTTGCCGCTGACGACGAACGCCAGGGCCAAGATGTCGCTGCTGCGCTTCGGCTTCGTCAAGATCTTCTGCCGGCCGGCCACCGGTGTGGTGATCGGCGGTGTGGTGGTCGCGCCGATCGCCTCCGAGCTGATCCTGCCCATCGCCCTGGCGGTGCAGAACCGGATCTCGGTGGGTGACCTGGCCCAGACGCTGTCGGTGTACCCGTCGCTGTCCGGGTCGATCGTCGAGGCGGCGCGACGTCTGATGGCACACGATGACCTGGACTAAAGGTCAGTTCGAAGCGCTGGACCCACAAAGGGTCGGCTGCGCGACGTAGGCTCGCAACGGCAACGCCTACCCACGAGTAACCACGAGGAGCCTCCGGCGTGACTGACCCGATCTCAGGCAAGGGACAAGCTCAGCTCGGACCCGAGCACCGTGCGGCGGCCTGGCAGCGCCTCGGCAGCGAACAGTTCGATGTCGTGGTCATCGGCGGCGGGGTGGTCGGCGCGGGTGCGGCCCTGGACGCGGCGACCCGCGGGCTGAGGGTCGCGCTGGTCGAAGCCCGCGACTTCGCGTCCGGCACGTCGAGTCGGAGCAGCAAGATGTTCCACGGTGGCCTGCGCTACCTCGAACAGCTGGAGTTCGGCCTGGTCCGCGAGGCGTTGCACGAACGCGAGCTGTCGCTGACGACGCTGGCCCCGCATCTGGTGAAACCACTGCCGTTCCTGTTCCCGCTGACCAGACGGTGGTGGGAGCGGCCGTATGTGGCGGCGGGCATCTTCCTCTACGACCAGCTGGGCGGCGCGAAATCCGTTCCGGCGCAGAAGCATCTACTCAAGGCCGGGGCACTGCGGCTGGCGCCGGGGCTCAAGCGCAGCTCGCTCATCGGCGGTATCCGGTACTACGACACCGTGGTCGACGATGCCCGCCACACCATGACGGTGGCGCGCACGGCCGCACACTACGGCGCAGTGGTGCGGACCTCCACGCAGGTGGTGGCGCTGCTGCGCGAGGGCGACCGGGTCACCGGGGTCAAGGTGCGCGACTCGGAGAACGGTGCCGTCACCGAGGTGCGCGGGCACGTGGTCGTCAACGCGACGGGCGTGTGGACCGATGAGATCCAGGCGCTGTCGAAGGAGCGCGGCCGGTTCCGGGTGCGGGCCTCCAAGGGCGTGCACATCGTGGTGCCCCGCGACCGCGTCGTCAGTGAGGTCGCGATCATTCTGCGCACCGAGAAGTCGGTGCTCTTCGTCATTCCGTGGGGCACGCACTGGATCATCGGCACCACCGACACCGACTGGAATCTCGACCTGGCGCACCCGGCTGCCACCAAGGCCGATATCGACTACATCCTCGGCCACGTCAACACGGTGCTGGCCACCCCGCTGACCCATGACGATATCGACGGTGTCTACGCGGGGCTGCGGCCGCTGCTGGCGGGGGAGAGCGAGTCCACGTCGAAGCTGTCCCGCGAACATGCTGTGGCGGTGCCGTCGCCGGGGCTGGTGGCCATCGCCGGCGGCAAGTACACCACCTACCGGGTGATGGGCCAGGACGCGATCGACGCCGCGGCCGAATTCGTCCCGACCCGGGTGGCGCCGTCGATCACCGAGAAGGTGCCGCTGATGGGGGCCGACGGTTACTTCGCCCTGGTCAACCAGACCGAGCATGTCGGCGCCCACTACGGCCTGCATCCGTACCGGGTACGCCACCTGCTGGACCGTTACGGCTCGCTGATCGGCGAGGTACTGGCCATGGCTGACGGCAATCCGCAACTGCTGGAACCGATCACCGAGGCCCCGGTGTACCTCAAGGTGGAGGCGGTGTACGCGGTGGCCGCCGAAGGGGCACTGCATCTGGAGGACATCCTCGCCCGGCGGATGCGGATCTCCATCGAGTACCCGCACCGTGGTGTGAACTGCGCGCGGGAGGTGGCCGAAGTCGTTGCGCCCGTTCTTGGTTGGAGCCCCGAGGATGTCGACCGCGAGGTGTCGACGTACCTGGCGCGGGTGGAGGCCGAGGTGCAGTCGCAGACTCAGCCGGATGACGAAAGCGCCGATGCGCTGCGGGCCGCGGCGCCGGAGGCGCGCGCCGAGATCCTGGAACCGGTGCCGCTGAATTGATACGCCGGTGAAACGGCCCCTGCCGGACCGCGACGGTGTCGGGCCGGCGCGCGTCCGGTTGCGCGGCGGCTCGGTCTTGGTCGAGCTCGCCGACCGATTCGGCGAGCCCGCGGCCACGAAAGTGCTTGCCGGAGAGGTGTATCTACCGAACGGCGGCGTGGTGGCCGCCGATACGGTGCTGCCGCCGAACTCCTATGTCTACCTGTACCGCGATCTGCCCGACGAGATTCCGGTGCCCTTCGAGATGCCGATCCTGTACCGCGACCACGACATCCTCGTCGTGGACAAGCCGCATTTCCTGGCCACCATGCCGCGCGGCGGTCACGTCGTGCAGACGGCCTTGGTGCGGCTGCGGCGTGAACTGGAACTGCCCGAACTCAGTCCCGCGCACCGGCTGGACCGGCTCACGGCCGGGGTGCTGCTGTTCACGGTGCGCCGCGAGGTCCGGGGTGCCTACCAGACGATGTTCGCCGAAGGGCGGGCGCGCAAGACGTATCTGGCCCGGGCCGGCGGGACCCCCACCGTCGCACTGCCGGCACTGCTGACCAGCCGGATCATCAAGCAGCGCAGCCGGTTACAAGCCTTCGAGGAACCAGGTGAGCCGAACGCGCGGACCCATGTCGAGCTTCTCGAAGACGGGCTCTACCGTCTGACCCCGTACACCGGGCGCACCCATCAACTGCGGGTGCAGATGGCGTCCATCGGTGTGCCGATCGACAACGACCCGCTCTATCCGGACGTCGTCGACGTGGCGCCCGGTGACTTCTCGGCTCCGCTGCAGCTGCTGGCCCAGCGGCTCGCGTTCGACGACCCACTCAGTGGTGTGCGCCGCGATTTCGTCAGCGGTCGGGTTCTCTAGACCGTTCTCAAGGTGAACTGGGCGATCGGACCGTAGTCGCGGTAGTCGTGCGTCTCGGCCAGGGGATTCCGGTCGAAGGTGTACTCGACGTAGAGCTTCTTGATCTTTCGCGCCTGCTCGACCGGGATGTTCTCGATGACGGCCGCTTCCAGTCCCTCGATGTCGATCTTGAGGATGTCGATCTTGCCGTGCTTTTCGATCGCCTCTTCGAGCACGTTGCGGGAGTTCACCAACGGGACGGTCAGGGTGTTGCCGTGGCCGGCCCCGACGCCGCCGTACCGGCCGGACTCCTCCCATGCGAACTCCACCTCGCCGTCGCTGGTGCCGACCGCGGCCTGGTGCACTTCGAAGCGACCTTCGAACTGGCGCAGGTTGTCCTTGAGTTTCGCCACATTGGAGGGCAGTGGTTCGAACAGATACGTGTATGCGGCGGCGTTGCGGGTCAGGAAGTAGGCGGCGGAGATGCCGATATTCGAGCCGAAGTCGACGATCACCGTGTCCGAGGTGTCGGCCAGGTAGTCATTGCGGCAGAAGATCTCGTTGACGGTGAGGACGTCATGGCCGGAGTGCAGGCGCAGGTCGAGCCATGATTGCGGGGTGCGGACGCGCACCGTGTACGGGTAGGTCCCCTTGCCGATCAGATAGCGCTTGAACATCTCCGCCGGGTGTTCGTAGAGCCGGACCATGTTGGCGGCCGCGACGTAGTGCCTGCGGTCCAGCGCAGATTTCGCAATCAAGCCGAGATTGCGGCCCGCGACCTGCATATCTACCTCCGTCGTAGGGGACGCTCTTGCCGGACGCCAAGTCGGCACACAGCAACGCCCGCCCACACTACCGGCACGTAGCTAGTTGATGACGCAAGTGACCAGACTGCCTGACCAGGTCTGATCTACTGACCGGCATGGATCGTGCCGCGTTTGACCAGTTGTTCGACATGTCCGACCGCACCGTCATCGTCACCGGCGGTACCCGCGGCATCGGATTGGCGTTGAGTGAGGGGTTCGCCCTCAGCGGAGCCCGGGTGGTGGTGGCCAGCCGCAAGCCCGACGCGTGCGCTGCGGCCGCCGCGCATCTCCGGAGCCTGGGCGGCGAGGCGATCGGCGTGCCGGCCCATCTTGGTGCGGTCGATGATCTGGCGGCGCTGGTGGACCGCACCGTGTCGGAATTCGGTGGCATCGACGTGGTGGTCAACAACGCGGCCAATGCGCTGGCGCAGCCGTTCGGGTCGATGACCGTCGATGCCTGGAACAAGTCCTACTCCGTGAATCTGCAGGGCCCGGTGTTCCTGGTTCAGCATGCGTTGCCGTATCTGACGCAGAGTCCGGCGGCGGCGGTGCTGAACATGGTCTCGGTGGGCGCCTTCAACTTCGCGCCCTCGTTGTCCATCTACGCCTCGGGTAAGGCCGCGCTGATGTCGGTGACCCGCTCGATGGCGGCCGAGTTCGCCCCGCTGGGCATCCGGGTCAACGCCCTCGCACCCGGGCCCGTGGACACCGACATGATGCGCAACAATCCGCAGGAGGCCGTCGACGCGATGGCGGCGAACACCCTGATGCGCCGGCTCGCATCGCCGGACGAAATGATCGGTACCGCGCTGCTGCTGTGCTCTCGGGCCGGTAGCTATATCACCGGTCAGGTGGTCATCGTCGACGGCGGGGGGACCCCGCGCTAGTCAGTCCCGCTCGGCGCTGCGCCAGCCCCTGACGCCGACCGCGATCATCCGCATCTGCTTGACGGCGGTGCGCTTGATCTCCTCCAGCGCCGACGGGTCGGAGGCGTCCTCGGCGGTTTCGGCGATCGAGATCATGGCGTTGACGAACAGGTTGGCCAGAATGTTGAGGTCCTCGCTGCTCCAGTCCTTCATCCCGGGGAAGCGGGCCAGGTCGATGGCGAGCTCCGAGGTGATCAACCGGATCTCGGTGCGAATGGCGTAGCGCAGCATGGCCACACCACTGGCACGCTCCCGGGTGATGAAGCGCCAGTGCTCGCGGCGGTCGCTGATACTGGCGATGAGGATCTCCGCCGACGAGTCGATGACGTGGTTGGGATCGAGTTTCCCGGCGCGGGCACCGCGCAGCATGTCACGCAGTGATCGGAACGATTCGTCGATCAGCACAAGGCCGAGAGCTTCCATCGAATCGAAGTGGCGGTAGAAGGCCGCGGGCACGATGCCCGCTTCGCGGGTGACCTCCCGCAGGCTCAGGCCGGTGAAGCTGCCCTCCTCGAGCAGGTGCAGTGCGGCGGCCACGATCGCGCGTCGGGTGACCTCTTTGCGCTCTTCGCGCGACAAGGTGTCACGCGAGCGAGGCCGTCCTGAGCGACTGGG includes:
- a CDS encoding M20 family metallopeptidase gives rise to the protein MPTVAALSSVEDVVNRRRGDLIELSHAIHSEPELAFEEHRSCAKTQALAAERGFTVTAAPAGLTTAFRAEYGSGPLVIGICAEYDALPGIGHACGHNIIAASAVGTALALAEVADELGLTVVLLGTPAEETGGGKALLLKAGTFDDIAATVMLHPGPVDIAAARSLALSEVAVEYTGRESHAAVAPYLGINAADALTVAQVAIGLLRQQLAPGQMVHGLVTEGGQASNIIPAHTELRYTMRATTMASLHELEERMAGCFAAGAVATGCGHTVAETAPPYDALAPDAFLSEVFRAEMLRFGRTPVTKELEVALPLGSTDMGNVTQVMPGIHPVIGVDAGGASIHQPEFTVAAASPSADKAVTEGAIMLARTVVALAQDAGERDRVLAAQTRRRES
- a CDS encoding M20 family metallopeptidase, with amino-acid sequence MTLREHTDAWLTAHHEDLVAWRRHIHTHPELGRQEFATTEFVANLLADAGLNPKVLPGGTGLTCDFGPDDGPRVALRADMDALPMAERTGLPFSSAVPGVAHACGHDAHTAVLVGAALALASAPELPTGVRLIFQPAEELMPGGAIDAVAAGAVSGVSRIFALHCDPRLEVGKVATRPGPITSAADSIEITLHSPGGHTSRPHLTGDLVYALGMLITGVPGVLSRRIDPRLSTVMVWGAVNAGVAANAIPQTGTLAGTVRTASRETWLTLESLVQEAVSSILGPLKVEHAVNYRRGVPPVVNEETSTRILTHAIEALGPDALADTHQSGGGEDFSWYLEEVPGAMARLGVWSGRGPQLDLHQPTFDLDERALAVGVRVMVNLVQYSA
- a CDS encoding gamma-glutamylcyclotransferase is translated as MPLYAAYGSNMHPEQMLQRAPHSPVAGTGWLHGWRLTFGGEDFGWEGALATLVEDPDEKVFVVLYDMTKEDEGNLDRWEGSELGFHKKIRCRVDRLSSDTTTDPVLAWLYVVDAWEGGLPSARYLGVMADAAEIAGAPASYVHDLRTRPAANVGPGT
- a CDS encoding NAD(P)H-quinone dehydrogenase, translated to MPTRIVIIGGGPAGYEAALVAASRGPDAVQVTVVDSDGIGGACVLFDCVPSKTFIASTGVRTELRRANGLGFDIAIDDAKISLEQIHNRVKTLARSQSADIGATLLNAGVNVVKGRGELVDSVPGMARHRVKVSTPDGKVGVLKADVVLIATGATPRVLPNAVPDGERVLNWRQLYDLTELPDHLVIVGSGVTGAEFCSAYTELGVKVTVVASRDQILPHEDSDAAAVLEEAFSERGVSLVKNARADSVVRTDNGIKVTLADGRVVEGSHALMTVGSVPNTSGLGLDRVGIELGPGAYLTVDRVSRTKAPGIYAAGDCTGLLPLASVAAMQGRIAMYHALGEGVNPIRLRTVASATFTRPEIAAVGVPQTKIDDGTVPARTLMLPLTTNARAKMSLLRFGFVKIFCRPATGVVIGGVVVAPIASELILPIALAVQNRISVGDLAQTLSVYPSLSGSIVEAARRLMAHDDLD
- a CDS encoding glycerol-3-phosphate dehydrogenase/oxidase, translated to MTDPISGKGQAQLGPEHRAAAWQRLGSEQFDVVVIGGGVVGAGAALDAATRGLRVALVEARDFASGTSSRSSKMFHGGLRYLEQLEFGLVREALHERELSLTTLAPHLVKPLPFLFPLTRRWWERPYVAAGIFLYDQLGGAKSVPAQKHLLKAGALRLAPGLKRSSLIGGIRYYDTVVDDARHTMTVARTAAHYGAVVRTSTQVVALLREGDRVTGVKVRDSENGAVTEVRGHVVVNATGVWTDEIQALSKERGRFRVRASKGVHIVVPRDRVVSEVAIILRTEKSVLFVIPWGTHWIIGTTDTDWNLDLAHPAATKADIDYILGHVNTVLATPLTHDDIDGVYAGLRPLLAGESESTSKLSREHAVAVPSPGLVAIAGGKYTTYRVMGQDAIDAAAEFVPTRVAPSITEKVPLMGADGYFALVNQTEHVGAHYGLHPYRVRHLLDRYGSLIGEVLAMADGNPQLLEPITEAPVYLKVEAVYAVAAEGALHLEDILARRMRISIEYPHRGVNCAREVAEVVAPVLGWSPEDVDREVSTYLARVEAEVQSQTQPDDESADALRAAAPEARAEILEPVPLN
- a CDS encoding pseudouridine synthase → MKRPLPDRDGVGPARVRLRGGSVLVELADRFGEPAATKVLAGEVYLPNGGVVAADTVLPPNSYVYLYRDLPDEIPVPFEMPILYRDHDILVVDKPHFLATMPRGGHVVQTALVRLRRELELPELSPAHRLDRLTAGVLLFTVRREVRGAYQTMFAEGRARKTYLARAGGTPTVALPALLTSRIIKQRSRLQAFEEPGEPNARTHVELLEDGLYRLTPYTGRTHQLRVQMASIGVPIDNDPLYPDVVDVAPGDFSAPLQLLAQRLAFDDPLSGVRRDFVSGRVL
- a CDS encoding FkbM family methyltransferase; this encodes MQVAGRNLGLIAKSALDRRHYVAAANMVRLYEHPAEMFKRYLIGKGTYPYTVRVRTPQSWLDLRLHSGHDVLTVNEIFCRNDYLADTSDTVIVDFGSNIGISAAYFLTRNAAAYTYLFEPLPSNVAKLKDNLRQFEGRFEVHQAAVGTSDGEVEFAWEESGRYGGVGAGHGNTLTVPLVNSRNVLEEAIEKHGKIDILKIDIEGLEAAVIENIPVEQARKIKKLYVEYTFDRNPLAETHDYRDYGPIAQFTLRTV
- a CDS encoding SDR family NAD(P)-dependent oxidoreductase produces the protein MDRAAFDQLFDMSDRTVIVTGGTRGIGLALSEGFALSGARVVVASRKPDACAAAAAHLRSLGGEAIGVPAHLGAVDDLAALVDRTVSEFGGIDVVVNNAANALAQPFGSMTVDAWNKSYSVNLQGPVFLVQHALPYLTQSPAAAVLNMVSVGAFNFAPSLSIYASGKAALMSVTRSMAAEFAPLGIRVNALAPGPVDTDMMRNNPQEAVDAMAANTLMRRLASPDEMIGTALLLCSRAGSYITGQVVIVDGGGTPR
- a CDS encoding TetR family transcriptional regulator — translated: MDSDVPKSRSGRPSRSGRPRSRDTLSREERKEVTRRAIVAAALHLLEEGSFTGLSLREVTREAGIVPAAFYRHFDSMEALGLVLIDESFRSLRDMLRGARAGKLDPNHVIDSSAEILIASISDRREHWRFITRERASGVAMLRYAIRTEIRLITSELAIDLARFPGMKDWSSEDLNILANLFVNAMISIAETAEDASDPSALEEIKRTAVKQMRMIAVGVRGWRSAERD